In Brassica rapa cultivar Chiifu-401-42 chromosome A06, CAAS_Brap_v3.01, whole genome shotgun sequence, a single window of DNA contains:
- the LOC103875135 gene encoding cytochrome P450 81D11 codes for METFYYLILSLFLSLTLLFGTRRRKLNLPPSPAWSFPVIGHLHLLKMPLQRSFLSLSKSLGGASIFSLRLGYRLVFVVSSHAVAEECFTKNDIVFANRPEFIFAKHIGYNCTTMVSSPYGDNWRNLRRIGTIEIFSSFRLDSFLSIRKDEIRRLIFCLSKNSQHESAKVEMGSLFMSLTLNNIIRMLSGKRFYGDGTEDDNEARHVRQLIADAVYSADAGNAADYFPILCWITDYEKRVKKLAGRVDKFLQSLVDEKRAEKEKGNTVIDRLLALQETQPDYYTDAIIKGIIVVMILAGTDTSAATLDWAMSNLLNHPEVLKKAKTEIDEQIGSDRLIEEQDIVKLPYLQSIVSETLRLYPVVPMLVPHMASEDCMVAGYDVPRGTNLLVNVWAIHRDPEMWEEPEKFKPERFEKEGEDKKLMPFGMGRRACPGLGLALRLVTLALGSLVQCFEWERAGEEYVDMSEDEKGITLRRATLLEAVCRPRPIVDMLLDASSCS; via the exons ATGGAAACTTTCTACTACCTGATACtatctctcttcctctctctaaCATTATTGTTCGGAACACGTAGGCGCAAATTAAACCTACCGCCGAGTCCAGCTtggtcatttccggttatcggACACCTCCACCTCCTAAAGATGCCGCTCCAACGGAGTTTTCTATCTCTCTCCAAATCACTAGGCGGCGCCTCTATATTCTCACTCCGCCTCGGCTATCGTCTCGTTTTTGTCGTTTCTTCTCACGCGGTCGCCGAGGAATGTTTCACCAAAAACGACATCGTTTTCGCCAACCGGCCGGAGTTTATTTTCGCGAAACACATAGGGTACAACTGTACCACCATGGTCAGTTCGCCTTATGGTGACAACTGGCGCAACCTCCGTCGTATTGGCACCATTGAGATCTTCTCGTCTTTTAGGCTCGATAGCTTCTTATCCATCCGTAAAGACGAGATCCGACGGCTCATCTTCTGTTTATCGAAAAACTCTCAGCAC GAATCTGCGAAGGTGGAGATGGGATCGCTGTTTATGAGCTTGACTCTAAACAACATCATTAGGATGTTGTCTGGAAAGAGATTTTACGGCGATGGAACGGAGGATGACAATGAGGCAAGACACGTTAGACAGTTGATCGCCGATGCTGTTTATTCCGCAGATGCAGGCAATGCTGCTGACTACTTCCCGATTCTTTGTTGGATAACTGATTATGAGAAACGGGTGAAGAAGTTAGCCGGTCGGGTTGACAAGTTTTTGCAAAGTCTGGTTGATGAGAAACGTGCAGAGAAAGAAAAGGGTAACACAGTGATCGATCGCTTGCTTGCTCTACAAGAAACTCAGCCTGATTACTACACTGATGCTATAATTAAAGGGATCATAGTC gTTATGATACTTGCCGGGACAGACACATCAGCAGCAACGTTAGATTGGGCGATGTCGAATTTGTTGAACCATCCAGAAGTATTAAAGAAGGCAAAAACCGAAATCGACGAGCAAATCGGTTCAGACCGGTTAATAGAGGAACAAGACATTGTAAAACTTCCTTATCTCCAGAGCATCGTGTCAGAGACTTTACGGCTTTATCCTGTTGTACCAATGCTTGTTCCTCACATGGCATCAGAAGATTGCATGGTGGCAGGCTACGATGTCCCGCGAGGAACAAACTTACTGGTGAACGTATGGGCCATACATAGAGACCCAGAGATGTGGGAAGAGCCAGAGAAGTTCAAGCCAGAGAGGTTTGAGAAGGAAGGGGAGGATAAAAAGTTGATGCCATTTGGGATGGGACGACGAGCTTGTCCTGGTTTAGGCCTAGCTCTGCGGCTAGTGACGTTGGCTTTGGGATCGTTGGTCCAATGTTTCGAGTGggagagagcaggagaagaataTGTGGACATGAGCGAAGATGAAAAGGGAATTACGTTGCGCAGGGCTACGTTATTGGAAGCTGTGTGTAGACCTCGTCCCATTGTCGATATGCTTTTAGATGCTTCTTCTTGTTCATAA
- the LOC103875136 gene encoding uncharacterized protein LOC103875136 — protein sequence MMHRRINGGSAAIFTLLSLLLLTTTTTASTTLPIPGLDSFLTNQFRLDPKATNDSFGSLSSSLKRSLSSSSLHFTSLSQPLLSLSVPVSLHVRFVGDSFPPSSASTLSSFITSAVTSDTFHVISPPDSSPDHNLAVSHSLHLDASLSPPSLSSRLDAALKSLISSTTSSLRSNLLSLPYSSIDEIVKQEYEKERHGDGGVYIYLLSLGPQAKPYAYSYSHGDSSAGFTKCLGSIWTGKERYLWIDLSAGPVDYGPALSGDGVLPRGEFHPLAAFHGRPKSEKALLADVASLVYNAYQVLLVPSLRIPVYFEESLVVQLIHVYGSEHKDPVGLDWEAVKGSFLEEAHNGGLLLGEQKLSFKSYSVNYRECPICSFAVSRGMNSYTSRFLFDNYTLIVSEYLDSKHMHRTLTESGDELRRVAGIHEEEEFARVLPVYVFDLDVNTPLLLDRYHQSVAFKDMVIAVRTRGTQAVSDYTCNGRHVFVHTRDLERPLVGSILQSMWGVSSTHLTWSPRHNSTLVDYTWSVGQTPFGPFSDISSLSFVQKDAAKRNVILTSLNTTISSAIDVIDSAVAYGGEAVLVKQHRHSEFMQRWNLLKYKMEKSVSALSHNDFEMALYYLRSASHDLYSMHSVVYLASQEVEASLDCFKDPPFPWGAVSVSGVGLVALSYVYAKRDRLFKSKRKQF from the coding sequence ATGATGCACCGCCGCATCAATGGCGGATCCGCCGCAATCTTCACCCTCCTCTCACTCCTTCtactcaccaccaccaccaccgcctcaACAACTCTCCCGATCCCAGGACTAGACAGCTTCTTAACCAACCAATTCCGCCTCGACCCCAAAGCAACCAACGACTCCTTCGgatctctctcctcctctctcaAACGAtccctctcctcctcctctctccaCTTCACCTCCCTCTCCCAACCCCTCCTCTCCCTCTCGGTCCCCGTCTCCCTCCACGTCCGCTTCGTCGGCGACTCCTTCCCTCCCTCCTCCGCCTCCACTCTCTCCTCCTTCATCACATCCGCCGTCACCTCCGACACCTTCCACGTCATCTCCCCTCCCGACTCCTCCCCCGATCACAACCTCGCCGTCTCCCACTCCCTCCACCTCGACGCCTCCCTCTCCCCACCCTCCCTCTCCTCGCGCCTCGACGCCGCCTTGAAATCCCtaatctcctccaccacctcctcccTCCGATCCAACCTCCTCTCCCTCCCTTACTCCTCCATCGACGAGATCGTGAAACAAGAGTACGAGAAGGAGAGGCACGGAGACGGAGGAGTCTACATCTACTTGCTATCCCTCGGCCCTCAGGCGAAGCCCTACGCGTACAGCTACTCCCACGGAGACTCCTCCGCCGGGTTCACCAAGTGCCTCGGGAGCATCTGGACTGGGAAGGAGCGTTACCTCTGGATCGATCTCTCCGCGGGACCTGTAGATTACGGCCCCGCGTTATCAGGCGACGGCGTGCTGCCACGTGGCGAGTTTCACCCTCTCGCGGCTTTCCACGGACGTCCTAAATCGGAGAAGGCTCTCCTTGCTGACGTGGCTTCTTTGGTGTATAATGCGTATCAGGTACTGCTCGTTCCTTCTCTGAGGATCCCTGTGTACTTCGAGGAGTCTTTGGTTGTTCAGTTGATTCATGTTTACGGGTCGGAGCATAAGGATCCGGTTGGGTTGGATTGGGAGGCGGTTAAAGGAAGCTTCTTGGAGGAAGCTCATAACGGTGGGTTGTTGTTGGGAGAGCAGAAGCTGAGTTTCAAGAGTTATAGCGTGAATTACAGAGAGTGTCCTATTTGTTCGTTTGCTGTCTCTCGTGGGATGAACTCGTACACGTCTAGGTTCTTGTTTGATAACTATACTTTGATTGTGAGTGAGTATTTGGACTCCAAGCATATGCATCGGACGTTGACTGAGTCGGGAGATGAGTTGAGGAGAGTCGCGGGGATCCATGAGGAAGAGGAGTTCGCTAGGGTGTTGCCTGTTTACGTGTTTGATTTGGATGTCAACACGCCGTTGTTGTTGGATAGGTATCATCAGTCTGTTGCGTTTAAAGACATGGTGATTGCTGTTAGAACTAGAGGAACGCAAGCAGTGAGTGATTATACTTGTaatggacgtcatgtgtttgTTCATACTAGGGATCTTGAAAGACCTCTCGTTGGTTCGATTCTTCAGAGCATGTGGGGTGTGTCCTCGACTCATTTGACGTGGAGCCCGAGGCATAACTCGACGTTAGTTGACTACACGTGGAGCGTGGGGCAGACGCCGTTTGGACCTTTCTCTGATATCTCGTCTCTGTCGTTTGTTCAGAAAGACGCTGCGAAGAGGAACGTTATTCTGACGTCGTTGAACACAACTATCTCGAGCGCGATAGATGTTATCGACTCCGCGGTTGCTTATGGAGGAGAGGCGGTGCTTGTGAAACAGCACCGGCACTCTGAGTTCATGCAAAGGTGGAATCTTTTGAAGTACAAGATGGAGAAATCTGTTTCTGCTCTTTCACACAATGACTTCGAGATGGCTTTGTATTACCTGAGATCAGCTTCGCATGACTTGTACTCGATGCATTCAGTGGTGTACTTGGCGTCACAAGAGGTGGAAGCGAGTCTCGACTGTTTTAAAGATCCGCCGTTCCCGTGGGGAGCTGTTTCAGTGTCTGGAGTAGGGTTAGTGGCCTTGAGTTACGTGTACGCTAAAAGAGATAGGCTCTTCAAGAGCAAAAGAAAACAGTTCTGA
- the LOC103875133 gene encoding glycine-rich cell wall structural protein, giving the protein MARISLLLFIAVVLAIGSVSAHPPKKIKKNLCPPTLSQLQTFPSIEISKLIEKKIKSAPNTPQFSTLFAICKGYSDYLAVFKVKAVKSAFGSIHTKFVMMTEAMFAAQAAVGVEGELASGVRKSYKVMADGFVELEQMIAEISAKYNFDANAQISMADRFKIEKCLIKLKGYINVFVKVITKCSAKFAGKPMGNPVVAGSLFDGFLKKGVQLGGNFLGAIGGNAGAGVGGNAGAGAGVGGLVGGMVGGLVGGKVGGRGRGGKAGGKFGGKVGGLVGGEVEGHAGGNAGAQGEVIVEGNAGAGVEVGGLVGGKVGGRGKGKVGGRGKGKVGGRVGGNFGAQGEVKVGGQAGAGGKVGGKGKVGGKGKVGGKGKVGGKVGAQGEVKVGGQAGVELGAKAGAKVGGNGKAGCGPTTGAKVGGNAGAKVGGNVGANIGGEAGGFFGGSMGFGGGVQYDAAAKAHLGGGSVFRPLSHTSNKHLD; this is encoded by the coding sequence ATGGCAAGGATCTCTCTGTTGTTATTTATAGCCGTGGTTCTAGCCATTGGCTCCGTCTCAGCTCACCCACCtaagaaaatcaaaaagaacTTATGTCCACCTACATTGTCCCAACTCCAAACTTTCCCCTCCATCGAAATCTCTAAGCTCATCGAAAAGAAGATCAAATCCGCACCCAACACACCTCAGTTCAGCACTTTGTTCGCCATCTGCAAAGGCTACAGCGACTACCTCGCTGTTTTCAAGGTTAAAGCCGTCAAGAGTGCGTTTGGTTCTATTCATACCAAATTCGTTATGATGACTGAGGCGATGTTTGCGGCTCAAGCAGCTGTTGGTGTTGAAGGTGAGCTTGCGTCTGGTGTGCGGAAGAGCTACAAGGTGATGGCTGATGGGTTTGTTGAGCTTGAGCAGATGATTGCTGAGATCTCGGCCAAGTATAATTTCGATGCTAATGCTCAGATAAGCATGGCTGACAGGTTCAAGATTGAGAAGTGTTTGATTAAGTTGAAGGGTTACATTAATGTTTTCGTGAAGGTGATCACTAAGTGCAGTGCCAAATTCGCCGGGAAGCCGATGGGGAACCCCGTTGTAGCCGGTAGCCTTTTCGATGGTTTCCTCAAGAAGGGTGTCCAACTTGGCGGTAACTTCCTCGGAGCCATCGGCGGTAATGCCGGAGCCGGAGTCGGAGGTAATGCCGGAGCCGGAGCCGGAGTCGGAGGCCTTGTTGGAGGCATGGTCGGAGGCCTTGTTGGAGGCAAGGTCGGAGGTCGTGGCAGAGGCGGCAAGGCCGGAGGCAAATTCGGAGGTAAGGTCGGAGGCCTTGTTGGAGGCGAGGTCGAAGGTCATGCTGGAGGCAACGCCGGAGCTCAAGGCGAAGTTATAGTCGAAGGTAATGCCGGAGCTGGAGTCGAAGTCGGAGGCCTTGTTGGAGGCAAGGTCGGAGGCCGTGGCAAAGGCAAGGTCGGAGGCCGTGGCAAAGGCAAGGTCGGAGGTCGTGTGGGAGGCAACTTTGGAGCTCAAGGCGAAGTTAAAGTCGGAGGTCAAGCTGGAGCCGGAGGCAAGGTTGGAGGTAAAGGCAAGGTTGGAGGCAAAGGCAAGGTTGGAGGCAAAGGCAAGGTTGGAGGCAAGGTCGGAGCTCAAGGCGAAGTTAAAGTCGGAGGTCAAGCCGGAGTCGAATTAGGAGCTAAAGCCGGAGCCAAGGTTGGAGGTAATGGCAAAGCCGGGTGTGGACCTACGACCGGAGCCAAGGTAGGAGGTAATGCAGGAGCCAAGGTCGGAGGAAACGTCGGAGCTAACATCGGAGGAGAAGCCGGAGGATTCTTCGGGGGATCCATGGGGTTCGGAGGAGGAGTTCAGTACGATGCCGCTGCTAAGGCACATTTGGGCGGAGGAAGCGTGTTCAGGCCATTGAGCCACACTAGCAACAAACACTTAGACTGA
- the LOC103875134 gene encoding FACT complex subunit SSRP1 produces MADGHSFNNISLSGRGGTNPGLLKINSGGIQWRKQGGGKAVEVDESDIVGLSWMKVPRTNQLGVKTKDGLYYKFIGFRDQDVASLTSFFQSAFGKTPEEKQLSVSGRNWGEVDLNGNNLTFLVGGKQAFEVSLADVSQTQLQGKNDVLLEFHVDDTAGANEKDSLTEISFHIPNSNTQFVGDETRPPAQVLHDRIMAVADVGAGIEEAVVTFDGIAILTPRGRYSVELHLSFLRLQGQANDFKIQYSSVVRLFLLPKSNQPHTFVVISLDPPIRKGQTMYPHIVMQFETDSVVESELSISDDLLNTKFKDKLEPSYKGLIHEVFTTVLRGLSGAKITKPGKFRSSQDGFAVKSSLKAEDGVLYPLEKGFFFLPKPPTLILHDEIDNVEFERHVAGGANMHYFDLSIRLKTDHEHLFRNIQRNEYNNLYSFISSKGLKITNLGGAGTAEGVAAVLQEDDDAVDPHLERIRNQAADESDEEDEDFVGGEDDDGGSPTDDSGGDDDDSDASDDGEGEKEKSMTKEPKKETKSLPPKKKAVATEEGSSKKRKVKRKKDPNAPKKAMSGFMYFSQMERDNIKKTHPGIGFGDVAKVLGDKWRQMSAEEKEPYEAKAQVDKKRYEDQISDYKNPQPMLVDSENESDSN; encoded by the exons ATGGCGGACGGACATTCCTTCAATAACATCTCTCTCAGTGGCCGCGGCGGAACG AACCCAGGCCTCCTGAAAATAAACTCAGGAGGGATTCAATGGAGGAAGCAAGGCGGTGGGAAAGCTGTGGAAGTCGATGAGTCTGATATCGTTGGCCTCAGCTGGATGAAGGTTCCAAGGACGAATCAGCTTGGTGTCAAAACCAAAGATGGGTTGTACTATAAGTTCATTGGCTTTCGTGATCAG GATGTTGCAAGTCTGACGAGCTTTTTCCAAAGTGCTTTTGGGAAAACACCTGAAGAGAAACAGCTCTCTGTCAGTGGTCGCAATTGGGGAGAGGTGGATTTGAATG GGAACAATCTAACCTTTTTGGTTGGCGGAAAGCAAGCTTTTGAAGTGTCCCTGGCTGATGTTTCACAGACTCAGCTTCAAGGGAAAAATGATGTCTTGTTGGAGTTTCATGTTGATGATACTGCTGGTGCCAATGAG AAAGACTCGTTGACGGAGATAAGTTTTCATATTCCCAATTCCAACACTCAGTTTGTTGGTGATGAAACTCGTCCGCCTGCTCAA GTTCTCCATGACAGAATCATGGCtgtggctgatgttggtgctggaaTTGAAGAGGCGGTCGTCACATTTGATGGTATCGCAATCCTCACACCCAG GGGTCGGTACAGTGTGGAGCTTCACCTTTCCTTCTTACGATTGCAAGGACAAGCTAATGACTTCAAAATCCAATACAGTAGTGTTGTCCGCTTGTTTTTGCTTCCAAAG TCGAACCAGCCACATACGTTTGTTGTTATCTCTCTAGACCCACCAATCCGGAAAGGTCAGACGATGTACCCCCATATTGTGATGCAG TTTGAGACTGACTCCGTCGTCGAAAGCGAACTGTCAATTAGTGATGATCTTTTGAATACAAAGTTCAAGGACAAGTTGGAGCCATCATATAAG GGTCTCATTCATGAAGTCTTCACCACAGTGttgcgtgggctgtctggtgcAAAGATCACCAAACCAGGGAAATTCCGCAGTTCCCAAGATGGGTTTGCAGTGAAATCATCTCTTAAGGCCGAAGATGGTGTTCTTTATCCACTTGAGAAGGGCTTTTTCTTTTTACCTAAACCTCCAACGCTTATACTTCATGATGag ATTGACAATGTGGAGTTCGAAAGGCATGTTGCTGGTGGTGCTAACATGCATTACTTCGATCTTTCCATAAGACTGAAAACTGATCATGAACATCTGTTCCGGAATATTCAGAGGAATGAGTATAATAATCTCTACTCCTTCATAAG CTCTAAGGGTTTGAAGATTACAAACCTTGGAGGTGCGGGTACCGCAGAGGGTGTTGCTGCCGTTCTTCAGGAGGATGATGATGCTGTTGACCCTCATCTTGAGCGTATCAGAAACCAAGCTGCTGATGAGAGTGACGAGGAG GACGAAGACTTTGTTGGGGGTGAGGATGACGACGGTGGTTCACCAACTGATGATTCTGGCGGAGACGACGACGACTCTGATGCTAGTGATGATGGCGAAGGAGAGAAAGAG AAATCTATGACGAAGGAACCAAAGAAAGAGACGAAAAGCTTGCCCCCGAAGAAGAAAGCAGTAGCCACAGAGGAAGGCAGTAGCAAGAAGAGGAAGGTGAAAAGGAAGAAGGATCCTAATGCACCTAAGAAGGCGATGTCTGGTTTCATGTACTTCTCCCAAATGGAAAGAGAT AACATAAAGAAGACTCACCCAGGAATAGGATTTGGAGATGTGGCGAAGGTGCTTGGAGATAAGTGGCGTCAGATGTCTg CCGAGGAAAAAGAGCCGTATGAAGCTAAGGCACAAGTCGACAAGAAGCGATACGAGGATCAGATTAGTGATTACAAGAACCCTCAGCCAATGCTTGTTGACTCGGAAAACGAGTCCGACAGTAACTAA